From the Mycobacterium sp. 155 genome, the window GACGAATGGCCGGTTCCGATACCGAGATCGGTCGCGGCGATGGTCATCGCCAGCGTCGCCTGGCCCAGGTCGTATTGGTCGATGAGTTTGGTGTGCTCATCCGCAGCCTCCGGGACGACCAGCGCGATCGCGGCCGGCGCCGACGCGATGTGGCCGGCGCCGCGCCATACCGTCGAGAGTTCTTGCAGCTGGTCCCGGTCGGTGACGATCACGAAATCCCAGTGCTGCCGGTTCGCCGCGGACGGCGCGCGCCAGCCGGCTTCGGCTATACGATTCAGGTCGCGCTCCGAGACCGGATCGGGTAGATAACTCCGCACGTTTCGGCGCGCGCGGATCGCATCCCAGGTTTCCAACTCGAACTCCTTTGCATCGAATGTCAGACAGAACCCACTGCCTGACAGAACCACACTGCGGCACCGAGTATTTCGTGCGCCGTCACCGCTGTCACGCCGCGTGCTGTTCCAGCCGGTCTATCCGGGCGATGCCGTACACGTCCCGGCCAGTTCACCGCCCAGCAGGGTCAGCAGCTCCGAGCAGCCGGCGTCGACCTTCACGGTGGCCAGATCGTCGCCCCGGGTACGTCCCCGGTTGATGATCGCCACCGGTATCCCGTGTGCGGCGGCGTGGCGGACGAATCGGTAACCCGAGTACACCGTCAGCGAGGAACCCGCCACCAGCAGTGCATCGCCGGAATCGACAAGTGAATAGGCTTGCTCCACACGGCTTTTGGGGACGTTCTCACCGAAATAGACGATGTCGGGTTTGAGCATGCCACCACAGATCGGGCAGTCGACGATGGTGAATGACGCCGTGTCGGCCACCACCGCGTCGGCGTCGGGAGCCACCGCGATCCCACCGACTGCCTCGGCTCGCTCGAGAAATCCCGGATTGGCGGCCTCCAGCAGCTCGGCCAGCGCGGCACGCGACATGGTGCGACCGCACTCGAGGCACACCACGCGGGCGTAGCTGCCGTGCAGGTCGACCACCGTGCGACTGCCCGCCTTGGTGTGCAGGAGATCCACGTTCTGCGTGACCAAACCGACGACCACGCCGGCGGACTCCAGCGCGGTCAATGCCCGATGCCCGGCGTTGGGCATCGTCTCGTCCATGTGCCGCCAGCCGATGTGATTGCGGGCCCAGTACCGCTGCCGGAACACCGGATCGGACCTGAACTGCCCGATAGTCATCGGGTTGCTCGGCGGCGAGTCCGGACCGCGGTAGTCGGGGATACCGGAATCGGTGGACATACCCGCGCCGGTCAGCACGGCGACGCGACGGCCCTCCAGCACGGCGACGAGTTCGGGGGCATCCACCCCCACGAGAATAGGCGCTGGCCCATTCCGGGGATGGTTCGCAGCCGCCCGATCGGGCCCGCCGCCCCGCCATGGGCGCCTCGCAGGTGACAATGAAGGCAATGGACTTCTACTCCGCCTACCGACATGGCTTTGCCCGGGTTGCTGCGTGCACGCTTCACACGGCGTTGGCGGATCCACCCGCCAACGCCGAATCGGTGCTGAGACTGGCGCAGGCCTGCCACGACGACGGCGTGGCCGTCGCGGTGTTTCCCGAGCTGA encodes:
- a CDS encoding NAD-dependent protein deacetylase codes for the protein MDAPELVAVLEGRRVAVLTGAGMSTDSGIPDYRGPDSPPSNPMTIGQFRSDPVFRQRYWARNHIGWRHMDETMPNAGHRALTALESAGVVVGLVTQNVDLLHTKAGSRTVVDLHGSYARVVCLECGRTMSRAALAELLEAANPGFLERAEAVGGIAVAPDADAVVADTASFTIVDCPICGGMLKPDIVYFGENVPKSRVEQAYSLVDSGDALLVAGSSLTVYSGYRFVRHAAAHGIPVAIINRGRTRGDDLATVKVDAGCSELLTLLGGELAGTCTASPG
- a CDS encoding nitroreductase family protein, with translation METWDAIRARRNVRSYLPDPVSERDLNRIAEAGWRAPSAANRQHWDFVIVTDRDQLQELSTVWRGAGHIASAPAAIALVVPEAADEHTKLIDQYDLGQATLAMTIAATDLGIGTGHSSVGDQPKARAILGVPDDHLVSFLLGVGYPADRPFRPIVKPNRRPFDEVVHWGHW